A DNA window from Centroberyx gerrardi isolate f3 chromosome 3, fCenGer3.hap1.cur.20231027, whole genome shotgun sequence contains the following coding sequences:
- the melk gene encoding maternal embryonic leucine zipper kinase, whose amino-acid sequence MPVERTDARGADELYKYYEVYETIGSGGFAKVKLGRHILTGEKVAIKIMDKKDLGDDLPRVKVEIEAMKNLSHQHVCRLYQVIETSTKIYMVLEYCPGGELFDYIIAKDRLSEEETRMFFRQIVSALAYVHSQGYAHRDLKPENLLIDEDQNLKLIDFGLCAKPKGGLGYELMTCCGSPAYAAPELIQGKTYIGSEADVWSMGVLLFALLCGYLPFDDDNCMVLYRKITRGKFDNPRWLSPASVLLLNHMMQVEPKRRLTVRQLLDHPWVMKDYSSPVEWHSKQPLGHIDEDCITEMAVNMKRSRESTTQLVKEWRYDQTTVTYLLLLSKKQRGKPVRLRPEPPVCDASSCSPLHQGLQPEQALHFSEDEDGVVLGSMEFCSDYIDDCPWVSLSHRSPQGVRGQPDGAANPNNNKNTRLASPSAEKRWGHSPNLERERVTPHRRQERRDRERERTSENKENIAVPEKDVDIFALPPPRTPVTNKKNARPTKNVLTTPTQNVSGTKTNAVTPKGGGSGSKEQSRKRAENKDPGNIEILAFSPERRSRSLDMAGTGDSGQKKRGGKMFGSLERGLDKVITMLTPSKRRGLRDGPRKIKAQYNVTLTSQTNPDQVLNQILSILPEKHVDFTQKGYTLKCRTQGDFGKVTMAFELEVCLLQRPEVVGVRRQRLKGDAWVYKHLVEDILSTSSI is encoded by the exons ATGCCAGTGGAAAGGACGGACGCCCGTGGAGCCGACGAGCTCTACAAATACTATGAGGTCTACGAGACTATTGGCTCAG GAGGTTTTGCTAAAGTCAAGCTGGGGCGGCACATCCTGACGGGAGAGAAGGTTGCCATTAAAATCATGGACAAGAAAGATTTAGGG GACGACCTGCCTCGGGTGAAGGTGGAGATAGAGGCCATGAAGAACCTGAGCCATCAGCACGTCTGTCGTCTCTACCAGGTCATAGAGACCTCCACGAAGATCTACATGGTGCtggag taCTGTCCTGGTGGGGAGTTGTTTGACTATATCATAGCGAAGGACCGCCTGTCAGAGGAGGAGACCAGGATGTTTTTCAGGCAGATCGTCTCTGCGCTGGCCTACGTCCACAGCCAGGGTTACGCACACAGGGACCTCAAGCCG GAAAACCTGTTGATAGACGAGGACCAGAACTTGAAGCTCATAGACTTTGGCTTGTGTGCCAAACCTAAG GGAGGTCTGGGCTATGAGCTGATGACGTGTTGCGGGAGCCCCGCCTACGCCGCTCCTGAACTCATCCAGGGAAAAACATACATTGGCTCAGAG GCCGATGTGTGGAGTATGGGAGTGCTGCtgtttgctctgctctgtggATACCTGCCCTTCGATGACGACAACTGCATGGTCCTCTACAGAAAGATTACG AGAGGTAAATTCGACAACCCCCGCTGGCTTTCTCCAGCTagtgtcctcctcctcaaccACATGATGCAG GTGGAGCCCAAGCGTCGTCTTACCGTTAGACAGCTGCTGGACCATCCCTGGGTGATGAAAGACTACAGCAGCCCAGTGGAGTGGCACAGCAAGCAgccg CTGGGCCATATAGATGAGGACTGCATCACTGAGATGGCTGTCAACATGAAGCGCTCCAGAGAGAGCACCACCCAGCTGGtcaaggag TGGCGATACGACCAGACCACAGTGAcctacctgctgctgctgtctaaGAAGCAGAGAGGCAAGCCTGTCCGCCTGCGGCCTGAACCACCGGTCTGCGACGCCTCTTCCTGCTCCCCACTGCACCAGGGACTACAG CCTGAGCAAGCCCTTCACTTCAGTGAGGATGAGGACGGCGTGGTTCTGGGTTCCATGGAGTTTTGCTCAGACTACATCGACGACTGTCCCTGGGTTTCACTCTCACATCGTTCGCCCCAGGGCGTCAGAGGTCAGCCGGACGGAGCCGCAAaccccaacaacaacaaaaacacg AGACTGGCATCTCCATCAGCGGAGAAAAGGTGGGGTCACAGCCCAAACCTGGAGAGGGAGCGAGTAACACCACACCGCCGGCAGGAGAGGCGGGACAGAGAGCGGGAGCGAACCAGCGAGAACAAGGAGAATATTGCTGTGCCCGAGAAAGATGTCGACATATTCGCGTTGCCTCCTCCCCGAACTCCTGTAACCAATAAGAAGAATGCACGGCCCACCAAGAATGTGTTGACCACCCCCACTCAAAATGTCAGTGGCACCAAAACCAATGCAGTTACACCGAAAG gtggaGGCAGTGGCTCTAAAGAGCAAAGCcggaagagagcagagaacaaGGATCCTGGAAATATCGAGATACTGGCCTTCAGTCCTGAGAGAAG GTCTCGGTCTCTGGACATGGCCGGCACAGGAGACAGCgggcagaagaagagaggagggaagatgtTCGGTTCTCTGGAGAGAGGCCTGGACAAGGTCATCACCATGCTCACCCCGAGCAAGAGACGAGGCCTGCGGGACGGTCCACGCAAGATCAAG GCCCAGTACAACGTGACTCTGACTAGTCAGACCAACCCAGACCAGGTCCTTAACCAGATCCTCTCCATCTTGCCGGAGAAACATGTCGACTTCACACAGAAAGG GTACACCCTGAAGTGTCGCACCCAGGGGGATTTCGGCAAGGTGACCATGGCGTTTGAGCTGGAGGTGTGTCTGCTGCAGAGGCCGGAGGTGGTGGGGGTCCGCCGCCAGAGGCTGAAGGGAGACGCCTGGGTCTACAAGCACCTGGTGGAAGAcatcctctccacctccagTATCTAA